A genome region from Anolis carolinensis isolate JA03-04 chromosome 6, rAnoCar3.1.pri, whole genome shotgun sequence includes the following:
- the pck2 gene encoding phosphoenolpyruvate carboxykinase [GTP], mitochondrial has translation MPAPYTRILGLGASSLRCWSAVPIRRAHAPRVLHGDLSKLSGRVQEFVEHGARLCQPDSIHICDGTEKENIKILNLLESEGVIKSLTKYENCWLAKTDPKDVARVESRTVIVTENQRDTVPIPAQGVKGQLGNWMNPKMFQEAVDDRFPGCMKGRTMYVIPYSMGPIGSPLSKIGIQLTDSAYVVASMRIMTRMGAAALRTLGDGEFVKCLHSVGRPLPLSEELVNNWPCNPEKTLIAHVPERREIVSFGSGYGGNSLLGKKCFALRIASCIAKDEGWLAEHMLILGLTNPEGKKKYVAAAFPSACGKTNLAMMNPTLPGWRVECVGDDIAWMKFDNDGVLRAINPENGFFGVAPGTSTKTNPNAMHTIQRNTMFTNVAETSEGGVYWEGIDQMIPAGVTISTWQGKPWKPGDPTPAAHPNSRFCAPARQCPIMDPDWESPKGVPIDAIIFGGRRPQGVPLVYEAFNWRHGVFVGTAMRSESTAAAEHKGKVIMHDPFAMRPFFGYNFGRYLEHWLSMEERKGARLPKIFHVNWFRKDASGNFLWPGFGENSRVLDWIFRRVDGEESAKETPIGYIPKEGALDMSGLSKVDFQELFSLPKEFWEQEVREIRQYLTEQVPDDLPKEVMKELEALESRVKKM, from the exons ATGCCGGCGCCTTACACCAGGATCTTGGG TCTTGGAGCATCTTCACTCAGATGCTGGTCTGCGGTCCCAATCCGTCGGGCCCATGCTCCCCGGGTGCTCCATGGAGACCTTAGCAAACTTTCAGGACGAGTCCAAGAATTTGTGGAGCACGGGGCAAGACTTTGCCAACCGGACAGCATTCATATCTGTGATGGGACGGAGAAGGAGAACATCAAGATCTTGAACCTGCTGGAGTCAGAAGGAGTCATCAAGTCACTGACTAAATATGAGAACTG CTGGCTAGCCAAAACGGACCCTAAAGATGTGGCCCGGGTAGAAAGCCGAACGGTTATTGTAACGGAGAACCAAAGGGACACGGTGCCCATCCCTGCCCAAGGGGTCAAAGGGCAACTGGGCAACTGGATGAACCCCAAAATGTTTCAGGAGGCTGTGGATGATCGCTTCCCGGGTTGCATGAAAG GGCGCACCATGTATGTGATCCCGTACAGCATGGGTCCGATCGGCTCTCCGCTCTCCAAGATTGGCATCCAGTTGACAGACTCTGCCTATGTGGTTGCCAGCATGCGCATCATGACCCGAATGGGAGCTGCCGCTCTCCGCACTTTGGGAGATGGGGAATTTGTCAAGTGCCTCCATTCTGTTGGGCGACCCTTGCCCCTAAGTG AAGAGTTGGTGAACAACTGGCCCTGTAACCCAGAAAAGACTTTAATTGCACATGTCCCCGAACGACGAGAGATTGTCTCCTTTGGCAGCGGCTACGGAGgcaactccctcctgggcaaaaAATGCTTTGCGCTGCGCATCGCCTCTTGCATTGCCAAAGACGAAGGCTGGCTGGCCGAACACATGCTG ATCCTGGGGCTCACAAATCCAGAGGGGAAGAAGAAATACGTGGCTGCAGCCTTCCCTAGCGCCTGCGGAAAAACCAACCTGGCAATGATGAACCCAACCCTGCCTGGCTGGAGGGTTGAGTGTGTGGGAGATGACATTGCTTGGATGAAGTTTGACAATGATG GTGTTCTCCGGGCTATCAACCCTGAGAATGGTTTCTTTGGGGTGGCACCAGGAACCTCCACCAAAACCAACCCCAATGCCATGCACACCATCCAGCGCAACACAATGTTCACAAATGTTGCTGAGACCAGCGAAGGGGGGGTCTACTGGGAAGGCATTGACCAAATGATCCCTGCAGGAGTGACCATCAGCACATGGCAAGGCAAGCCCTGGAAGCCAG GTGATCCGACGCCTGCAGCTCACCCCAACTCTCGCTTTTGCGCCCCGGCCCGCCAGTGCCCAATCATGGATCCGGATTGGGAATCCCCTAAGGGTGTCCCTATTGATGCCATCATATTTGGGGGCAGGAGACCCCAAG GTGTGCCGTTGGTGTATGAGGCCTTCAATTGGCGCCACGGAGTCTTTGTGGGCACTGCCATGAGATCAGAGTCCACTGCAGCTGCTGAACACAAAG GCAAAGTCATCATGCACGACCCCTTTGCCATGCGTCCTTTCTTCGGTTACAACTTTGGCCGCTACCTCGAGCACTGGTTGAGCATGGAGGAGCGGAAGGGGGCCCGACTTCCCAAGATCTTCCATGTCAACTGGTTCCGCAAGGATGCTTCTGGGAACTTCTTGTGGCCTGGCTTTGGGGAGAACTCTCGGGTCCTCGACTGGATCTTCCGCCGCGTCGACGGAGAAGAGAGTGCCAAGGAAACACCCATCGGGTACATCCCAAAGGAAGG